The genomic window GATAAAAATAACAATGTTTGCGCACTTTCATACTACTCTTCTTGCAACACCCTGCCAAGATGATTTTACGAAATTGTAAATTTTGTGTAAAATTGAACCAAAAAGCAAATGCTGTCAGCATAGAAAGTTGTATAACAAGCTTATATCCCCAAGTGGTGGTGACGCGGCCCTGCCGCCTTCCGTGTTTGCCGGGAAATGCGGGCGGCTCAGACCGCTGGAACCGGCCGGAAAGAGCAGCGCACGCCTGTTTACCAGACGCCGAAAACCGCGTTGCCCCTTGTACACGGGGGGTATTTTTGCTATAGTATATCTTGAAATAGAATCGGTAAGGGAGGATTTCGGTATGGAAAGCAGTCTTCTCGACAGAAGAAGCATCCGCAGATACAAAGCAGGTGTTGCACTCACACAGCAGCAGCTTCACAACCTGCTTGAGGCGGGCATGTATGCGCCCTCGGCGCACAACAGCCGCCCCTGGCACTTTGTCGTCTGTACCGACCGGGATAAGCTGCGCCAAATCTGTGAAGTTCATCCCTATTCCAAGATGCTCGAGACGGCGTCGGCGGCGATCCTCGTCTGCGCCGACCCGGAGAAGAGCCCGCTGCACTACCAGCAGGACTGTGCCGCGGCAACGCAGAACATTCTTCTCGCCGCGCAGCAGCAGGGCCTCGGCAGCTGCTGGCTCGGTGTGTGCCCGCGTGAGGAGCTGATGCGTCCCATGGCGGAGATCTTTTACATCCCCGGGAACATCGTCCCGTTTGGCATCATTGCCGTGGGCGTGCCGGATGAGCAGAAGCCCCGGCCCGAGCGCTTTGAACCGGAGAAAATTCACAGAGAGCAGTGGTAACAGGGCATGGGAATTGAGCTGAATCTGTTTCTGGCGCAGCTTCGTACGCCCTTTGCAAACGGACTCATGGAGGGAATTTCGTTTTTGGCGGAGTCCTATGCTATGATCTTTGTCGTATGCTTTTTCTACTGGTGCCACGACAAACGACAGGGCCGTGTCATGGCGCTGACCATACTCTCGTCTGCGTCGGTCAACGCGTTTTTCAAAAACCTGTTTCGCATCTCGAGACCTTTCCAGGTCGATGAGAGACTCACGGCCATCCGCGTTGAGACTGCCACAGGCTACTCCTTTCCGAGCGGACACACCCAGAATGCCGCCACACTCGCTACGTTCTTTGCCATTCGCAGCCGGACACTGCGCGCACTGCTGATTGCCGTGAGCTATGTGGTGCTCGTCGGCTTTTCGCGCATCTATCTGGGGGTGCACTTTCCCTCCGACGTCGTGGCAGGGCTGCTGTTCGGTGTGCTCTGGTGCTTTGTGGCGCACTGGATCAACCGGTTTGTCGAGCGCCACGGGGGCGGCTGGTTCTATTTGCTGTTCACCATTCCGGCGTTTGCGAGTCTTGTGACGCTGCTGCCGCTCTACCCGACAAAACCCGCCGACCCGAAAGACACTCTGACCATGTTCGGCCTCACGCTCGGCGCGGTACTCGGCTTTATTCTGGAGCAGCGCCATGTCCGCTTCGACCCGGCGGGGCCGGTAAAAATCAAACTGCAGCGCTTCGCCGTCGGCATTCTGATTGTGCTGGTGGTGGAAGTGGGGCTGAAGCTGCTCTTCCCGGCGACCGCGCTGTTTCGCGTTGTGCGCTACTTTGCCGTTGGCATTGTGGCGACTTACTGCTGCCCGATGCTCTTCGGGCTCATTGAATCAAAGAGAGGAAACTGAAACCCATGGAACAAAAACAAATCCATCGCACCTCCATCGGCGGTCAGGCGATCATCGAGGGAGTGATGATGCGCGGCGTGGAAACCTGCGGCGTCGCAGTGCGAAACCCCGAGGGGGAGATTGTCACCAAGACCGAGCCGGTACCGACCATCACGAAAAAGTACCGCATTCTGCGTCTGCCCATTCTGCGCGGCATTGTGAACCTCGTCGAGACCATGCGCTTTGGCTATAAGACCCTGATGTACTCGGCCGAAATCGCGGGCGTGGAGGAGACCGAGGAGGAGCCCGGCAAATTTGAAAAATGGCTCACCCGTGTGTTCGGCGACAAGCTGATGACCGTGCTCGGCGTTGTGGCGTCGGTGCTGGCCGTCTGTCTTGCGCTCTTTTTATTCATGTTTTTGCCATCGTTTCTGGTCAAGCTTGTCGGCGGCGGACTGCCGGGCGCAGTCAAGTCGATTCTGGAGGGCCTGGTCAAGATCGCCGTGTTCGTGCTCTACCTCTACCTGGTCTCGCGTATGAAGGACATACAGCGCGTCTTCGAGTACCACGGCGCCGAGCACAAGACCATCTTCTGCTATGAGAACGGCGAGGAGCTGACGGTGGAGAATGTGAGAAAATTCCAACGCTTCCATCCGCGCTGCGGCACGAGCTTTCTGCTGATTGTCCTTATCATCAGTATTCTAGTCTCATCGGTCGTCACCTGGGATGTGCTCTGGATGCGGGTTCTGATCAAGATCGCGTCGCTGCCGCTGGTGGTGGGCATCTCCTACGAGATCATCAAGTACGCCGGCCGCCACGACAATCCTCTCACCTTTGTGCTGTCGCGCCCGGGTCTGTGGCTGCAGAGATTGACCACGCGGGAGCCCGACGACTCCCAGCTGGAGGTCGCCATCACATCGCTCAAGCTGGTACTCACCGGCAACCCGGAGGATGACAAGTGGTGACGCTCACCGCGCTCTACCGGCAGATCAAGGAGTTCTACGAGCAGCACGATATGGACAGCGGTCCCGCAGAGGCGAGGGAGATCATCTGCCGCTTCTGCGGCACCACGAAAGACCGGTTTTTTCTGTGGGGCGACCTCACGGCGGACGAAAGTCAGACAGAGGCCTGCCTTGATGCGGCAAGGCGCCGGGCGGCGCACGAGCCGCTTCAGTACATATTGGGCGAGTGGACCTTTTTCGGCGGTGCGATCCGCTGCTTTGAGGGAGTGCTCATTCCGCGGCCGGAGACGGAGCTTCTCTGTGAGGTCGCGCTCTCCAAGGTGGGGCCTCGCGGAGCCTATGAGGCGATGGATCTCGGCTGCGGCAGCGGGGCGATCGCCGTCACGCTCGCGGCGAACAGCGAGGGGCGCGTGCTGGCGCTCGACATCTCGCCCGACTGCCTTGAGGCGACACGGACAAACAGTGAGCTCAGAGGCGTGAGCGGCCGCGTCACCGTGCGCCAGGGCTCCATGCTGGAGCCCTGTGGGGAGAGCGGGCGCTTTGAGCTGATCGTATCCAATCCCCCCTATGTGCGCTCGGATGAGATGGCGGCTCTGCAGCCGGAGGTCCGGTGTGAACCTGCGCTTGCTCTCGACGGCGGGGCGGACGGTCTCGATTTTTACCGCGCGATTGTCAAAAATTATGCCGCCGCTCTGAAGCCGGGCGGGTGGCTGCTCTTTGAGGTCGGCCTGGGTCAGGCGGAGCAGGTCGCACGCCTGCTCGCCGACGCGGAGTTTCGGTCCGTTGAGACACACGACGACTTTGCCGGCATCGCCCGGGTCGTGGGTGGACAGAAAATATAAAGCGAACAAATGTTGCTTTTTGGGACAAGCCGTAGTATAATGTGACTAAAAGTGCGGTCGGAAGCGGCCGGGTGGAGGGTTAACAGGTATGGTAGACAAAAAAAAGGCGCTGGAGACAGCGCTCGCGCAGATTGAAAAGCAGTTTGGCAAGGGCGCCGTCATGAAGCTCGGGGAAAATGCCTCGATGAATGTCGGTCACATCCCAACAGGCTCCATCGCGCTCGACGCGGCGCTCGGCATCGGCGGCGTGCCGCGGGGCAGAATCGTCGAGATCTACGGGCCGGAATCCTCCGGTAAGACAACGCTTGCGCTGCATGTCATCGCAGAGGCCCAGAAGCTCGGCGGCGATGCGGCCTTTGTCGATGCGGAGCATGCACTCGACCCGGTCTATGCAAAGGCGCTCGGCGTCGATGTGGACTCGCTTCTCGTCTCGCAGCCTGACACCGGCGAGCAGGCGCTTGAGATCACCGAGGCGCTCGTGCGCAGTGGCGCGATTGACGTGGTCGTTGTCGACTCGGTTGCGGCTCTCGTGCCGCGCGCCGAGATCGAGGGCGAGATGGGCGACAGCCATGTGGGACTGCAGGCGAGACTGATGAGCCAGGCGCTGCGTAAGCTCGCGGGCGCCATTGCCAAGTCGAATACGGTGGTCATCTTCATCAACCAGCTTCGAGAGAAAGTCGGTGTCGTCTATGGCAATCCCGAGACCACGCCGGGCGGCCGGGCGCTGAAGTTCTATGCCTCGGTGCGCATTGATGTGCGCCGCATTGAGCAGCTCAAGTCCGGCACCGATGTCGTCGGCAGCCGCACGAGAGCGAAAGTGGTCAAGAATAAGGTTGCGCCGCCCTTTAAAGATGCGGAATTCGATATCCTGTACGGCCAGGGCATCTCCAAGGAGAGCGAGCTGATCGACATCGGCGTCAAATATGATATCATCAACAAGGCGGGCGCCTGGTTCTCCTACGGTGACATGCGCATCGGCCAGGGCAAGGACAATGCCCGCGAGTTCATTCGGCAGAATCCCGAGATCGCCCAGGAGATCGACGGCAAGATTCGGGCAATTCTGGAGAGGCACGATCAGACCGAGGAGCCTGAGGAAACCCCGGAAGTGTAAAACAAGGGCGGGTCAGCTTGACCCGCCCTGCCTTTCTTTGAGGTGAAATATGTATCTGACCAAAGTGAAGCACTTGCCGAACGCCGTGGAGCTGACCATCGACGGCGAGAAAGCGGGGCGCATAGACCCAGCCGAGTACTACCGGCTGAACCTCAGCGAGGAGGAGCCGCTCGACGAGGCGACGGTGGAGAAAATCCGCGAGCTCGCGCGCGATTTCACCGCAAAAAGCAAGGCGCTCTCCTCGCTTGCGAGCGCCGATTTTTCCAAAAGAGGCCTCGAGCGCCGGCTGCGGCAAAAGGGAATCGACGAGCAGAAAGCGCGCGAGACAGTCGACTACTTTGCCGAGCGGGGCTATGTCAGCGACGAGATGTTCGCCCGGCGCATTGTGACGGCCTACTCGGTTGAAAAGCACTTCGGCCGCCGCCGGGTGGCTCAGGAGCTCTACAAGAGGGGCATCGCGAGAGAGGCGGCCGACGCCGCGCTCGAACAGTACGCCTTGCCGGACGAGGAGAACATCGCGCTCTTCTTTGAGCGCTACCGCAGCTGGGATCTGTCGGATCAGAAGATGCGCGCCAGGGCGAGCAATGCGCTGCTGCGCTACGGCTACCAGTTTGAGGATATCCGGCAGGTACTCAGAGATTGTGAGGAGAGGGAGGACTACATCGAATGAATCCCATTCGCGTGACCATGATCAGCCTTGGCTGTTCCAAAAACCAGGTGGACGGCGAGGTCATGCTCGGCAGGCTCGCACAGTCAGACGGAGAATTTGTCCTCGTCAGCGAGCCCGAGCAGGCGGACGTCGTGATTGTCAACACCTGCGGCTTTATTGAGTCGGCCAAGGCCGAGGCGATTGAAAACATTCTTGACATGGCGCAGCTCAAGGTGAATGGCGTCATCCGCGGCATCGTCGTCACAGGCTGTCTCGCCGAGCGCTACCGCGAGCAGCTGCGTGCCGAGATGCCGGAGATTGACGTGGTGCTCGGCATCGGCAGCAACGATGACATTGCGCGCGCCGTGCGCGAGGCCTCTTCCGGCCACGGCTTTGAGCAGTTCGGGCCCAAGACGAACCTGGTCGGCGGCGGCACGCGCATACGCACCACGCCCTGGTATACCGCCTATCTGAAAATAGCCGAAGGCTGTGACAACCGCTGCGCTTTCTGCGCCATTCCCTCGATTCGCGGCCCCTACCGCAGCCGCCCGATGGAGGAGCTGCTCGACGAGGCGCGGACTCTTGCCGCGGACGGTGTGTTTGAGCTCAACGTCGTCGCGCAGGATACGACCCGCTACGGCGAGGATCTCTATGGGGAGAGCCGTCTGCCGGAACTCCTTGAGGGACTTGCACAGATCGAGGGAATCCGGTGGGTGCGGACACTCTACTGCTACCCCGATCGGATCAGCGAGCGGCTGCTGCGGGTCATCGGCGCACATGAGAGTCTGGTGCCCTACATCGATCTGCCCATTCAGCACGCGAGCGACCCGGTGCTTCGCCGCATGAACCGTCACGCCGACGCGGCGCGCACCATGCAGGCCATTGAGGACATCCGCCGGCTGCTGCCGGATGCGGTGCTTCGCACCACGCTCATGGTGGGCTTCCCCGGAGAGACCGAAGAGGATTTTGAGCTGCTTTTGGACTTTGTCAAAAAAGTCCGCTTTGATCGTGTCGGCGTCTTCACCTTCTCGATGGAGGAGGGCACTCCCGCCGAGCGCTTTGGCGACGATGTGCCCGAAGAGACCAAGCAGAGCCGCCGGGAACGGCTGATGCTCGCGCAGCAGCGCATTGTCGAGCAGAAGAACCGCGAAAAGATCGGCGACGTGTATGAGACGGTGGTAGAGGGCTATCTGCCGGAGGACGGCGTGTACTTCGGGCGTACACAGTACGATGCGCCCGAGGTGGACGGCACGGCGTTCTTCCACAGCGAGCGGGCGCTCTGTGAGGGCGATCTGGTACCCGTCGAGATCGAACAGGTCGTGGACTACGACCTCTACGGACATGTGGTGCAGGCGTGACGATCCCCGGTGAGGTGCGGCAGATGAGAGTGTGTCGTTGCCTTTCCATCCACTGGCGGGCAGGCGGACTCCACCGCCCGGCAGAGCTTTGAAGAACTGACGGCAAACCTGAGGAAAGCTATGAAATGGCCGTGCGCCAAGCGGGGCTGACGGCTGCTCTCCGCCGTATTTACGGCACTGAGAAATGCGTTGAGAAAAGCGGGCGGCTCCCTTGACCGCCTCTTCCGGCTGGGATATAATAAACGGGATACGGAGAAACGTAAGAATCTCTTTCGAAAATTGTAAGCAAAGAAGAGGGCTTGTCATGAACACACCCAATAAGATATCCATTCTGCGCATCCTGATGGTGCCGGTTTTCATGATCTTTCTGATGTTTCCGTTCAACGAGTACAGCAAGCTCATTGCCGTGGCGGTCTTTGCCCTCGCCTCGCTGACTGATGGCATCGACGGCTACATCGCGCGCAAGTACAACCAGATTACAACCTTTGGCAAGTTCCTGGACCCCCTGGCCGACAAGCTGCTCATCACGGCGGCGCTCGTGTGCCTGGTGGAGCTGGGTTTTGTCAGCTCCTTTGTCGCAATGATCATCATTGCGCGCGAGTTTATCGTGACCTCGTTTCGCATTGTCGCCATCGGAGCAGGCAAGGTGATTGCGGCGGACATCTGGGGCAAATTCAAGACGACGGCGCAGATTATTGCCGTCATTGTCATTTTGCTTGAAAAGCAGTTTCTCACGACACACATTCTGGGCAACATCACCATGGGCATTGCAGTGGTGCTGACCATTTATTCGGCATACAATTACATTGCGAAAAATTGGGATCTGATCGGCGACGACCGCTGACGGACCGGGAGGAGACAGAAACAGTATGAAGCTATACAACGACCTCACGCGCAAAAAAGAGGAATTTGTCCCCGTGGAAGAGGGAAAGGTGAAGATCTACTCCTGCGGCCCCACGGTCTACAACTTTTTCCATCTGGGAAACGCGCGCCCTTTCATTCTCTTTGACACGCTGCGCCGCTATCTGCGCTACCGCGGGTATGAGGTGACTTTTGTGCAGAACTTCACCGACATTGACGACAAGATGATCAATCGCGCCAACGACGAGGGAATCACCGTCAAAGAGCTTGCGGACCGGTTCATCGCCGAGTACTACACCGATGCGCACGGCCTCGGCATCGAGGATGCGACGGTGCAGCCCAAAGCGACCGAGCACATTGACGACATTATCGGCATTGTCAGCACACTGATTGAAAAGGGCCACGCCTACGAATCGAACGGCGACGTGTATTTCCGCACCCGGTCGTTTCGGGACTATGGCAAGCTCTCGCACATGCCCATTGAGGATCTGGAGTCGGGTGCGCGCATCGACGTCAGCGAGAGCAAGGAGGACCCGCTCGACTTCGCCCTGTGGAAAGCGGCAAAACCCGGCGAACCCTCGTGGGATTCCCCCTGGGGAAAGGGCCGCCCGGGCTGGCACATCGAGTGCTCCGCCATGGCAAACCGCTACCTCGGCAAGACCATTGACATCCACTGCGGCGGGCAGGATCTGACGTTCCCCCACCATGAGAACGAGATCGCCCAGAGTGAGGCGGCAAACGACGCCCCCTTTGCGAACTACTGGGTACACAACGCCTACATCAACATCAACAACCAGAAGATGTCAAAGTCGCTGAACAACTTCTTCACCGTGCGTGACGTCTCGAAAGAGTACGCCTATGAGGTGATTCGTTTCTTCATGCTCTCGGCGCACTACAGAAGCCCCATCAACTACTCGGTTGAGATCCTCGAGCAGTCCAAGGCGGGTCTTGAGCGCCTGCACAACTGCCTTGCAAATCTCGACTTTCTCATGAAGTCGGCGCCGGCAGGAGAATGGACCGCGCAGGAGAGCGAGACGCTCGCGCAGTACGACGAATTCAAAACCAGGTTTGTCGAGGCGATGGACGACGATCTCAACACGGCGGATGCCGTGGCGGTGCTCTTCGATTTCGCCCGCGCGATCAACACCGAGGTGGGCGGGGACAGCGTCCACACCGGCGCGTTTCTGGCGGCAGCAAGAGATCGGTTCATGGAGCTCGCCGGGGTGCTCAACATCTGCCAGAACCGGGCGGAGCAGTCGCTTGACCAGGATGTGGAAGCGCTCATTGAGCAGCGCCAGCAGGCCAGAAAGAACCGGGACTTTGCCCTCGCCGACAAGATCCGTGACGATCTCAAGGCACAGGGGATTGTGCTCGAGGATACGCCTCAGGGCGTCAAATGGCACCGGGAATCCTGATGGTAAATGAGAAAAGCGAACCGTGAAAACGGTTCGCTTTTTTGTCTATCGGGGTCTTCGGCGCTGCACGAGCTCACGAAAGCGCCGCTGGGAATCGGAGTTGTCCTCGAGCGCTGTTCGCGGCGCAAAAGAACGGTCGAAAGCGAGGGCCTCTTTCTCATCCAGCTCAAACACACCACTCTCGACAAACCGCCCGGAACAGCCCGCAAGCGCCCCGTCGAACAGTTCCAGCGCGAGAAGAGAGTCGGCGTACATGTTGTCGGCCGTGCCG from Feifania hominis includes these protein-coding regions:
- a CDS encoding nitroreductase family protein gives rise to the protein MESSLLDRRSIRRYKAGVALTQQQLHNLLEAGMYAPSAHNSRPWHFVVCTDRDKLRQICEVHPYSKMLETASAAILVCADPEKSPLHYQQDCAAATQNILLAAQQQGLGSCWLGVCPREELMRPMAEIFYIPGNIVPFGIIAVGVPDEQKPRPERFEPEKIHREQW
- a CDS encoding phosphatase PAP2 family protein is translated as MGIELNLFLAQLRTPFANGLMEGISFLAESYAMIFVVCFFYWCHDKRQGRVMALTILSSASVNAFFKNLFRISRPFQVDERLTAIRVETATGYSFPSGHTQNAATLATFFAIRSRTLRALLIAVSYVVLVGFSRIYLGVHFPSDVVAGLLFGVLWCFVAHWINRFVERHGGGWFYLLFTIPAFASLVTLLPLYPTKPADPKDTLTMFGLTLGAVLGFILEQRHVRFDPAGPVKIKLQRFAVGILIVLVVEVGLKLLFPATALFRVVRYFAVGIVATYCCPMLFGLIESKRGN
- a CDS encoding DUF1385 domain-containing protein is translated as MEQKQIHRTSIGGQAIIEGVMMRGVETCGVAVRNPEGEIVTKTEPVPTITKKYRILRLPILRGIVNLVETMRFGYKTLMYSAEIAGVEETEEEPGKFEKWLTRVFGDKLMTVLGVVASVLAVCLALFLFMFLPSFLVKLVGGGLPGAVKSILEGLVKIAVFVLYLYLVSRMKDIQRVFEYHGAEHKTIFCYENGEELTVENVRKFQRFHPRCGTSFLLIVLIISILVSSVVTWDVLWMRVLIKIASLPLVVGISYEIIKYAGRHDNPLTFVLSRPGLWLQRLTTREPDDSQLEVAITSLKLVLTGNPEDDKW
- the prmC gene encoding peptide chain release factor N(5)-glutamine methyltransferase, encoding MVTLTALYRQIKEFYEQHDMDSGPAEAREIICRFCGTTKDRFFLWGDLTADESQTEACLDAARRRAAHEPLQYILGEWTFFGGAIRCFEGVLIPRPETELLCEVALSKVGPRGAYEAMDLGCGSGAIAVTLAANSEGRVLALDISPDCLEATRTNSELRGVSGRVTVRQGSMLEPCGESGRFELIVSNPPYVRSDEMAALQPEVRCEPALALDGGADGLDFYRAIVKNYAAALKPGGWLLFEVGLGQAEQVARLLADAEFRSVETHDDFAGIARVVGGQKI
- the recA gene encoding recombinase RecA, producing MVDKKKALETALAQIEKQFGKGAVMKLGENASMNVGHIPTGSIALDAALGIGGVPRGRIVEIYGPESSGKTTLALHVIAEAQKLGGDAAFVDAEHALDPVYAKALGVDVDSLLVSQPDTGEQALEITEALVRSGAIDVVVVDSVAALVPRAEIEGEMGDSHVGLQARLMSQALRKLAGAIAKSNTVVIFINQLREKVGVVYGNPETTPGGRALKFYASVRIDVRRIEQLKSGTDVVGSRTRAKVVKNKVAPPFKDAEFDILYGQGISKESELIDIGVKYDIINKAGAWFSYGDMRIGQGKDNAREFIRQNPEIAQEIDGKIRAILERHDQTEEPEETPEV
- a CDS encoding regulatory protein RecX; amino-acid sequence: MYLTKVKHLPNAVELTIDGEKAGRIDPAEYYRLNLSEEEPLDEATVEKIRELARDFTAKSKALSSLASADFSKRGLERRLRQKGIDEQKARETVDYFAERGYVSDEMFARRIVTAYSVEKHFGRRRVAQELYKRGIAREAADAALEQYALPDEENIALFFERYRSWDLSDQKMRARASNALLRYGYQFEDIRQVLRDCEEREDYIE
- the rimO gene encoding 30S ribosomal protein S12 methylthiotransferase RimO; this encodes MNPIRVTMISLGCSKNQVDGEVMLGRLAQSDGEFVLVSEPEQADVVIVNTCGFIESAKAEAIENILDMAQLKVNGVIRGIVVTGCLAERYREQLRAEMPEIDVVLGIGSNDDIARAVREASSGHGFEQFGPKTNLVGGGTRIRTTPWYTAYLKIAEGCDNRCAFCAIPSIRGPYRSRPMEELLDEARTLAADGVFELNVVAQDTTRYGEDLYGESRLPELLEGLAQIEGIRWVRTLYCYPDRISERLLRVIGAHESLVPYIDLPIQHASDPVLRRMNRHADAARTMQAIEDIRRLLPDAVLRTTLMVGFPGETEEDFELLLDFVKKVRFDRVGVFTFSMEEGTPAERFGDDVPEETKQSRRERLMLAQQRIVEQKNREKIGDVYETVVEGYLPEDGVYFGRTQYDAPEVDGTAFFHSERALCEGDLVPVEIEQVVDYDLYGHVVQA
- the pgsA gene encoding CDP-diacylglycerol--glycerol-3-phosphate 3-phosphatidyltransferase — its product is MNTPNKISILRILMVPVFMIFLMFPFNEYSKLIAVAVFALASLTDGIDGYIARKYNQITTFGKFLDPLADKLLITAALVCLVELGFVSSFVAMIIIAREFIVTSFRIVAIGAGKVIAADIWGKFKTTAQIIAVIVILLEKQFLTTHILGNITMGIAVVLTIYSAYNYIAKNWDLIGDDR
- the cysS gene encoding cysteine--tRNA ligase produces the protein MKLYNDLTRKKEEFVPVEEGKVKIYSCGPTVYNFFHLGNARPFILFDTLRRYLRYRGYEVTFVQNFTDIDDKMINRANDEGITVKELADRFIAEYYTDAHGLGIEDATVQPKATEHIDDIIGIVSTLIEKGHAYESNGDVYFRTRSFRDYGKLSHMPIEDLESGARIDVSESKEDPLDFALWKAAKPGEPSWDSPWGKGRPGWHIECSAMANRYLGKTIDIHCGGQDLTFPHHENEIAQSEAANDAPFANYWVHNAYININNQKMSKSLNNFFTVRDVSKEYAYEVIRFFMLSAHYRSPINYSVEILEQSKAGLERLHNCLANLDFLMKSAPAGEWTAQESETLAQYDEFKTRFVEAMDDDLNTADAVAVLFDFARAINTEVGGDSVHTGAFLAAARDRFMELAGVLNICQNRAEQSLDQDVEALIEQRQQARKNRDFALADKIRDDLKAQGIVLEDTPQGVKWHRES